A genomic segment from Pangasianodon hypophthalmus isolate fPanHyp1 chromosome 25, fPanHyp1.pri, whole genome shotgun sequence encodes:
- the LOC113547632 gene encoding uncharacterized protein LOC113547632, whose protein sequence is MMLGIGTHKEMSGGNVGRRNEQNTKLWSDRSSAYSASDVYSMSDCRLFRGFTGASSIDMKIIQLHFYLLVCCGAAESFTEKSVDLGQNVILKCEVSVKDVYWFLMKPPEPPLFILRSFSSRSLRTDYSNPAFSKTFSLQYNGSLFIHNISNNELGVYYCIQTGSPPSISSGIRLYTQNHSADNQMCEIEQQNQIADKDELWRRIMIVSGIMNCVVIVSVTVLIGGRCERSNSPKFRLQPPNHEEEQLSGSQNCFTRMQRDSTFTVVEFTQLPPEV, encoded by the exons actCACAAGGAAATGTCTGGAGGAAACGTGGGTcgaagaaatgaacaaaatacaAAGTTGTGGTCGGATCGCAGTTCCGCTTACTCTGCGTCTGATGTTTACTCAATGAGTGACTGTAGACTCTTCAGAGGTTTTACAGGGGCTTCAAGCATCGACATGAAGATCATACAGCTTCACTTCT ATCTACTCGTGTGCTGTGGAGCTGCAGAAAGTTTCACAGAGAAGTCGGTAGATTTGGGACAAAATGTGATTCTAAAGTGTGAGGTGTCTGTAAAAGATGTGTACTGGTTCCTGATGAAGCCGCCAGAACCTCCACTGTTTATATTACGCTCTTTCTCAAGCAGATCCCTGAGGACAGATTACAGTAACCCGGCTTTCAGCAagactttctcactgcaatataACGGCAGTTTATTTATACACAATATCAGTAATAATGAATTAGGAGTGTATTATTGTATTCAAACTGGTTCACCTCCCAGCATCAGCAGTGGAATCAGACTTTACACCCAGAATCACTCAGCTG ACAATCAGATGTGTGAGATTGAGCAGCAGAATCAGATAGCTGATAAAGATGAACTTTGGAGAAGAATCATGATCGTATCAGGAATAATGAACTGTGTTGTGATCGTTTCCGTCACAG TCCTGATTGGGGGCCGCTGTGAAAGATCGAATTCCCCAAAGTTCCGACTGCAGCCTCCAAACCATGAGGAAGAGCAGCTCAGTGGATCACAG AATTGCTTTACACGTATGCAGAGAGACAGCACCTTCACCGTGGTAGAGTTTACTCAGCTTCCCCCTGAGGTCTAA